The following proteins come from a genomic window of Galactobacillus timonensis:
- a CDS encoding DUF7601 domain-containing protein, with protein sequence MKKVRRILISLMLAVSMNGTAESWTLAEETSAPTEATAEAAATDDAESSTADTKDTIVSDTDAVSTGTDDVNSENTVNDGETSNSDDSVDAPSDVNGGNTDSETGSLSDNVAEIDGAVSASQAQKAQASFSSVSLMGKTATASNTVTYRDYGNVVINGFHGETGTRTDGYDFELILSQRDWNLSRTAGVSFAVPTAEENVPAECLPNGYYWDGRIWGQQYHTMINGQTKTQPEYRLWMNYYASVKTYTITYNLNGGTNNDENPDTYNILYGVSLKPATKDGYYFVGWTTDEAGTDFVTGINEGKDAVFTDGSENFSESVLFSELASRETGNVALYAQWAAPGTMYTLALDPNGGKFSGTQGTPCVISPYDKEHSLALGESYYWSVDFLDAIKAGYTFDGWYSEPDGGEKVYDQEGHCIEGTYWDINNRYQYPHDLTVYAHYVPNDYTILFDPNGGTGAMSNETITYDTEQALTGNTYTRTRYTFKGWNTAADGSGVAYADGEVIKNLAESGTVTLYAQWTANRYTITWDANGGTGGGESGYSYPYFDSVDFWIQSYPSRKYYSLLGMYDSDGNQVYAYSYMSAESLAKWKQSNAAGWYCTAVKGKYWSDNDGNATWIYPGDVTAIAKWQRNTGNLTISETTTGNFGSKDKSFPVTITLTDPVDSTGSDLSAWASANGATYSNGTATLTLNLSGSNSKTLTIPSGCTYTVSQAEAQYYTTSIENASGTIPDNSGAVTATVTNTLGKADLTVSKSVSGNFGSKDRYFKFIVDLKNLGVDETYSLDLSNASEKTTTNNGTNTVQTNPATFTTDANGNATVTVWLKHGESIVFKDLYESCTYNITEDPENYTASSKITAN encoded by the coding sequence ATGAAGAAAGTACGAAGAATATTGATATCACTGATGCTTGCTGTCAGCATGAATGGTACTGCAGAATCCTGGACATTAGCAGAAGAAACATCAGCACCGACAGAAGCAACTGCAGAGGCAGCGGCAACGGATGATGCAGAAAGCAGCACGGCAGATACCAAAGATACCATCGTTTCTGACACTGATGCCGTCTCGACTGGTACAGATGACGTAAACTCTGAAAATACCGTTAATGACGGTGAAACATCCAATTCTGACGATTCCGTAGATGCGCCCTCTGACGTGAACGGAGGTAATACTGACTCTGAAACTGGATCTTTGAGTGATAATGTCGCTGAGATAGACGGTGCTGTTTCTGCTAGCCAGGCTCAAAAGGCGCAAGCCTCTTTTTCTTCTGTCTCTCTAATGGGTAAAACCGCAACTGCATCAAATACTGTAACATATCGTGACTATGGCAATGTGGTGATAAACGGCTTCCATGGAGAAACCGGAACCCGCACTGATGGTTATGATTTTGAACTGATACTGTCTCAGCGCGATTGGAATCTTTCAAGGACTGCAGGAGTGTCTTTTGCTGTTCCAACAGCAGAAGAAAACGTTCCTGCCGAGTGTCTTCCAAATGGTTATTACTGGGATGGAAGAATCTGGGGACAACAATACCATACAATGATCAACGGGCAAACCAAAACACAGCCAGAATATCGTCTTTGGATGAATTACTATGCCTCGGTAAAAACATATACAATCACATATAACCTTAACGGCGGAACGAATAATGACGAAAATCCGGACACATACAATATTCTATATGGTGTATCACTCAAGCCTGCCACAAAGGATGGCTACTACTTTGTCGGCTGGACAACTGACGAAGCAGGAACAGACTTTGTAACAGGAATCAATGAAGGAAAGGACGCTGTGTTTACCGACGGCAGCGAAAATTTCTCGGAATCTGTTCTTTTTAGCGAACTCGCATCAAGAGAGACAGGAAATGTTGCATTGTACGCCCAATGGGCAGCGCCCGGAACGATGTATACACTGGCACTTGATCCTAATGGCGGAAAGTTCTCGGGCACGCAGGGAACACCTTGCGTAATTTCGCCATACGATAAAGAACATTCACTGGCGCTTGGTGAATCATATTATTGGTCAGTTGATTTTCTGGATGCCATTAAAGCGGGGTATACGTTTGACGGATGGTATTCAGAGCCAGATGGCGGTGAGAAAGTCTACGATCAGGAAGGCCATTGCATAGAAGGAACATATTGGGATATTAATAATAGATATCAATATCCTCATGATCTTACGGTTTATGCGCATTATGTGCCAAATGATTACACAATATTATTTGATCCCAATGGCGGTACTGGAGCAATGAGCAATGAAACCATCACGTATGATACTGAGCAGGCATTAACAGGAAACACTTATACACGGACGAGATATACATTCAAAGGCTGGAATACTGCAGCTGATGGAAGCGGTGTAGCTTATGCTGATGGCGAAGTTATTAAGAATCTTGCTGAGAGTGGAACAGTGACACTGTATGCTCAATGGACTGCAAACCGTTACACCATTACATGGGATGCAAATGGTGGTACTGGCGGCGGAGAAAGCGGATATTCCTACCCCTATTTTGACAGTGTTGATTTTTGGATTCAGAGTTATCCATCAAGGAAGTATTATTCGTTACTCGGCATGTATGACTCTGATGGGAATCAGGTTTATGCATACAGTTATATGTCCGCCGAATCATTGGCAAAATGGAAACAATCAAATGCAGCAGGATGGTATTGCACCGCAGTGAAAGGCAAATACTGGTCAGACAATGACGGTAATGCTACATGGATATATCCCGGCGATGTAACAGCTATTGCAAAGTGGCAGCGCAACACGGGCAATCTGACTATCAGTGAAACTACAACAGGCAATTTTGGTTCCAAGGATAAGTCATTCCCTGTTACCATCACCCTTACCGATCCTGTTGATTCCACTGGTTCTGACCTATCAGCATGGGCATCAGCAAACGGTGCAACGTATTCCAACGGCACCGCCACCCTTACTCTTAACCTTTCCGGCAGCAACTCCAAAACTCTAACTATTCCTTCCGGCTGCACCTATACCGTTTCTCAAGCCGAAGCGCAATACTATACAACCTCCATCGAGAACGCCTCCGGAACCATTCCGGATAACAGCGGCGCTGTGACCGCAACCGTTACAAATACACTCGGCAAGGCTGATCTCACCGTTTCCAAATCTGTTTCCGGCAACTTTGGCTCCAAAGACAGATACTTCAAATTCATCGTTGATCTGAAGAACCTCGGAGTAGACGAAACCTATAGCCTTGATCTGAGCAATGCCTCAGAAAAAACGACGACCAATAACGGCACAAATACTGTCCAGACCAATCCGGCGACATTCACAACGGATGCAAACGGCAACGCCACGGTCACTGTCTGGCTGAAACATGGGGAATCCATCGTATTCAAGGATCTCTACGAAAGCTGTACCTATAACATTACGGAAGATCCGGAGAATTACACGGCAAGCAGCAAAATAACAGCAAACTGA
- a CDS encoding IS110 family transposase, whose product MASRDVIQVVRFNCAGLDVHSKLIVATVGITDRSTMLTEYHQNSFGTNNPDLESLAKWLESFGCLDVCMESTGKYWIPIWNVLEEHKMTICLAHPKYTKAIKGKKTDKKDSKWICDLYKHDLVRGSFIPPKDIRELRELARYYRKLIAMQSSESLRYQNCLTVSNFSLQNIFSDPMGKSAMAVAEEVLNSDKVDEEKLRKLIHGNCRNKDKIMEVVNGCRIESDAKFKMQTTSAHIKELDEHINACYLEMTKRASKYFPQFLQIAEIKGIGLLSSILIISEIGVDMSVWENARQLTCWAGLTPGNNESANKKKSTRITKAGQYLKPLLVQCALASIKDKDGYFGIKYARIKKRRGHKKAIIAIARMMLICIYHMIETGEEFKPSDYDELMNPKPKPGYKITIESAITFLQSSGYDVSTIQRTKDLHSQVLASGSPDAGA is encoded by the coding sequence ATGGCATCACGTGATGTTATTCAGGTGGTTCGCTTCAACTGCGCCGGACTTGATGTTCACAGTAAGCTGATAGTCGCCACGGTCGGTATTACCGATCGAAGTACAATGCTTACCGAATATCATCAGAATTCGTTCGGCACAAACAATCCTGATCTTGAATCTTTGGCAAAATGGCTTGAATCTTTTGGCTGTCTCGATGTCTGTATGGAATCCACTGGCAAATACTGGATACCGATATGGAACGTTCTGGAAGAGCACAAGATGACTATCTGTCTCGCGCACCCTAAATACACAAAGGCAATCAAGGGGAAGAAGACAGATAAGAAGGACTCCAAATGGATCTGTGACTTATATAAGCACGATCTTGTCCGGGGTTCTTTTATTCCTCCGAAAGACATCCGGGAACTGAGGGAGCTCGCACGCTATTACCGCAAGCTCATTGCAATGCAGTCCTCAGAAAGCCTCAGATACCAGAACTGTCTCACCGTTTCCAATTTTTCTCTCCAGAATATCTTCTCCGACCCAATGGGTAAGAGCGCTATGGCTGTCGCAGAAGAAGTCTTGAATTCAGACAAAGTCGATGAAGAGAAGCTCAGAAAATTGATTCATGGGAACTGCAGGAACAAAGACAAGATCATGGAGGTCGTCAATGGGTGCAGGATTGAATCCGATGCGAAATTCAAAATGCAAACCACAAGTGCTCATATAAAAGAACTGGATGAGCACATAAACGCCTGCTACCTTGAAATGACCAAACGAGCATCCAAGTACTTTCCCCAGTTCCTTCAGATCGCGGAGATAAAAGGAATCGGCCTCTTATCTTCCATACTTATTATCTCAGAAATCGGTGTGGATATGTCAGTATGGGAGAATGCAAGACAACTTACCTGTTGGGCCGGACTTACTCCCGGAAACAATGAATCTGCGAATAAGAAGAAGTCAACCCGTATCACAAAAGCCGGTCAGTATCTGAAACCGCTGCTTGTTCAGTGTGCCCTTGCGTCGATTAAAGATAAAGACGGATACTTTGGAATCAAGTATGCCCGCATCAAGAAGCGCAGAGGTCACAAGAAAGCCATCATCGCGATTGCCCGCATGATGCTTATCTGTATCTACCACATGATCGAGACAGGTGAAGAATTCAAACCGTCCGATTACGACGAACTTATGAACCCGAAGCCAAAGCCAGGTTACAAGATCACAATCGAATCAGCGATTACCTTTCTCCAATCATCCGGATACGACGTATCAACCATTCAAAGAACAAAGGATCTGCACAGCCAAGTACTCGCTTCCGGTTCACCGGATGCGGGTGCCTGA